The nucleotide sequence CGACAAATTCACCGAGCTCTGGACCCGCTTCGACCTCCTCCGCAACCAGCCCGTGGCCGTCACCCAGGGTGACCGCACGGTCACCGGCACCGCCACCGGCATCGACGCCGAGGGCTCCCTCCTCGTGCGCACCGCCGCCGGCCGTACGGAACGCTTCCGCGCCGGCGAGGTCACGCTCAGCCGCCAGCCCTGATACACGAGGCTTGCGGGGCGGTCGGATTCCCCGTCTAACTCTGCATTTGCACCCGCGGCATGGCCGATATTCCCGACAACACCATTGAGGTCTCCAATCTCGTCAAAACCTACGGTTCGCTGACTGCGGTCAACAACCTGAGTTTCACCGTGAAGCGCGGCGAGATCGTCGGCCTGCTCGGCCCCAACGGCGCGGGCAAGAGCACGACCATGCGCATCCTGACGGGTTACCTGCCCGCGAACGCGGGATCCGTGCGCATCTGCGGCCTGCCCGTCGCCAGCCACCCCGAGGCCACCCGCCGCCACATCGGCTACATGCCGGAGAACAACCCCCTCCCCGAGGACCTCCGCGTCTCCGAGTACCTCTGGTTCCGCGGCCGCCTCAAGGAAATGCCCCGCGCCAAGCTCCGCGCCCGCATCGACGAGGTCCTCGAGCTCTGCGACCTCAAGCGCAACCGCCACCGCATCCTCGGCCGCCTCTCCAAGGGCAACCGCCAGCGCGTCGGCATCGCCGAGGCCATCCTCGCCGAACCCGCCGTCATCATCATGGACGAGCCCACCATCGGCCTCGACCCGCACCAGATCATCATCGTGCGCAACCTCATCGCCAGCCTCCGCGGCCGCATGAGCGTCATCATCTCCAGCCACATCCTCCCCGAGATCGAGGAAACCTGCGACCGCGTCCTGATCATCAACGGCGGCCGCATCGTCGCCTCGGGCTCCCCCGCCGACCTTCGCCGCGAGATGTTCGGCCACACCACCTACCGGGTCGAACTGGCCGGCGACACCACCCGCCTCGCCGCCGACCTCACCGCCCTCGACCCCACCCTCCGTCTCTCCGGCCTGGGCGAACTTGGCCCCGATGGCTTCGCCACGGCCACCCTGCTGACCGAGGCCCCGGAGGACCTCGGCGAAAAGCTCCTGCTGGGGCTCCCCGCTCGCGGCTACCGCGTCCGCTCCCTCGGCCACGCCCACCCCTCGCTCGAGGATGTCTTCCTCGCCGCCACCCGCCGCAGCTGGGACGCCCGCCTCCCCGACCAGAAACCCACCGAGGGCGCCAGCCGCGCCCCGCTGCCGAAAGTATGAAGTAAGAAGGAAGAATTAAGAAACACCGACCAACGCCCGCCTGTCCGCCTTTACTTCCTCCTTCTTAATTCCTCCTTCTGCCTTTTTCCATGCGCCACTACCTCACCATCCTCTCCCATGAGATCCGGGCGCTGCTCTACAACCCCAGCACCTACATCGCGGCCGTGCTCTTCCTGCTGGTGATGGGCTTCATCTTCACCGGGATCCTCGACGACTACAGCCGCACCCCCCAAGAAACCCCGCCGGCCGTCGTCTTCTTCCAGCTCTTCTGGATTCCCGTCTTCTTCATGGTCCCGCTGCTGACCATGAAATCCTTCGCCGAGGAACGCCGCCTCGGCACCCTCGAAACCCTGCTCACCACCCCCGTCAGCACCACCGAGGTCGTGCTCGGCAAGTTTTCCGCCGCCTACCTCTTCTACGTCCTCCTCTGGGCCACGACCCTCGGCTTCCACTACATCCTCCAGGTCTACGCGCGTGACGTCCGTTACCTCGACTCCGGCCCGCTCATCGGCGGCTACCTCTTTGTCGCGATCAGCGGCCTGCTCTTCATCGCCGTCGGCATCCTCGCCAGCGCGGTCACCCGCAGCCAGGCCGTGGCCGGCATCCTCAGCTTCACCCTGCTGCTCGCCCTCATCGGCGGCCTCAGCTACGTCAGCGAGCTCGGCGCCCTCAACCAGGACTTCCTCTCTCCCATGCGCACCACCCTCGAGGGCCTGCGCATCCCCGGCCACGTCGACGACTTCACCCACGGCATCGTGGACACCCGGCAGGTCTTCTTCTACCTGACCGGATCCATCCTCGCCCTCCTCTTCAGCATCCTCGGCGTCGAGGCGAAGATCCTGAACAGCTGAGCCCATGGCCAACTACGACAGCTTCCGCGCCGCCCGCTGGATCCGGTTCATCAACCTGATCCTCCAGGCCGGCCTCTTCCTGTCTCTCTTCGCCGGGCTCAACTACATCGCCCTCAACCACGCCTGGCGCTTCGACCTCACTGCCAACCGCCGCCACTCCCTCTCCGCCGAAACCCGCGCCTACCTCACCGAGCTCGAGCGCGACGTCCGCATCATCGTCACGATCTCCGACGACGCCGATGATGACGAGCTCGAGCAGGCCCGCCGCGACATCAGCGCCCTCCTCCGCGAGTACACCTACCACACCCGCAACAGCACCAAGGGCCGCATCGCGGTCCGCGAGCTCGACATCTACCAGCACCGCCGCGAGGCCGAGGCCCTCGGGCTCGAGCAGCCCAACCAGGTCATCCTCCTCACCGACCGCCACCGCCGCGTGCTCACCCTCGGCGACTTCTACACCACCCGCGACCTCCAGCGCGAGGGCTTCCACGGCGAGGCCACCCTCACCGCCGCCCTGCTCGACGTCTCCAGCGCCGAGAAGAAGAAGATCTATTTCCTCTCCGGCCACGGCGAGATGCGGCCCGACGACGTGGACCGCCGCCGCGGCCTCTCCGACCTGCGCGACGAGCTCCGCCAGCGCAACTACGAGGTCGCGGGCCTCGACCTCAGCCTCACCCGGAAGATCCCCGACGACGCCGCCCTCGTCGTCATCGCCTCCCCCCAGGGCCCGATCAAGCCCTTCGAGGAACTGCTCCTCCGCGACTACCTCACCACCCGCGCCGGCCGCCTCATCGTCCTCCTTGACCCGGGCGTTGCCCACGGCCTCGAGAACCTCACCTTCGACTGGGGCGTCATCGTCTACGACAACGTCCTCATCGACCTCGACCCGCGCAGCCTCACGGAGAACAACGACGTGCGCCTGTGGAATTTCACCCGCGATCCCGCCAGCCGCATCACCGACAACCTCATGAACAACGGCATGGTCGCCATCGTCGGGCCCGCCCGCGTGGTCAGCGACGACCTCGGCCGCTCCCTCGACGACGGCCTCAGCGTCAAGCGCCTCATCGCCACCAGCCCGGAGGCCTGGGGCGAGACCAGCTACCGCCTCAAGAGCTTCGAGTACACCCCCGGCCAGGACCTCAAGGGCGAGCTCGGGGTCATGGTCATCTCCGAGCGCCTCAAGCCCGCCAACCTCCCGCTCAGCGTCCG is from Lacunisphaera limnophila and encodes:
- a CDS encoding GldG family protein; the protein is MANYDSFRAARWIRFINLILQAGLFLSLFAGLNYIALNHAWRFDLTANRRHSLSAETRAYLTELERDVRIIVTISDDADDDELEQARRDISALLREYTYHTRNSTKGRIAVRELDIYQHRREAEALGLEQPNQVILLTDRHRRVLTLGDFYTTRDLQREGFHGEATLTAALLDVSSAEKKKIYFLSGHGEMRPDDVDRRRGLSDLRDELRQRNYEVAGLDLSLTRKIPDDAALVVIASPQGPIKPFEELLLRDYLTTRAGRLIVLLDPGVAHGLENLTFDWGVIVYDNVLIDLDPRSLTENNDVRLWNFTRDPASRITDNLMNNGMVAIVGPARVVSDDLGRSLDDGLSVKRLIATSPEAWGETSYRLKSFEYTPGQDLKGELGVMVISERLKPANLPLSVRGGRLAVLGTADLVSNDRIISIGNLNLFLATVNWAVERENRLNIPVRPIDRFQLALSAEELVRLRLGLLLGLPGLVAALGLVVYWTRRN
- a CDS encoding ABC transporter ATP-binding protein — encoded protein: MADIPDNTIEVSNLVKTYGSLTAVNNLSFTVKRGEIVGLLGPNGAGKSTTMRILTGYLPANAGSVRICGLPVASHPEATRRHIGYMPENNPLPEDLRVSEYLWFRGRLKEMPRAKLRARIDEVLELCDLKRNRHRILGRLSKGNRQRVGIAEAILAEPAVIIMDEPTIGLDPHQIIIVRNLIASLRGRMSVIISSHILPEIEETCDRVLIINGGRIVASGSPADLRREMFGHTTYRVELAGDTTRLAADLTALDPTLRLSGLGELGPDGFATATLLTEAPEDLGEKLLLGLPARGYRVRSLGHAHPSLEDVFLAATRRSWDARLPDQKPTEGASRAPLPKV
- a CDS encoding ABC transporter permease, with the translated sequence MRHYLTILSHEIRALLYNPSTYIAAVLFLLVMGFIFTGILDDYSRTPQETPPAVVFFQLFWIPVFFMVPLLTMKSFAEERRLGTLETLLTTPVSTTEVVLGKFSAAYLFYVLLWATTLGFHYILQVYARDVRYLDSGPLIGGYLFVAISGLLFIAVGILASAVTRSQAVAGILSFTLLLALIGGLSYVSELGALNQDFLSPMRTTLEGLRIPGHVDDFTHGIVDTRQVFFYLTGSILALLFSILGVEAKILNS